From Streptomonospora salina, the proteins below share one genomic window:
- a CDS encoding UPF0182 family membrane protein — MPRRSRLLAPVAVAVVVVVAGLLTAANFWTDYLWFDSVGYTSVFLTELRTKALMFAVGGLIMAAAVGASMYFAYRSRPLAPPMSPEQQGLARYRMSIEPRRKLFFWVVVAGLGVLAGASASGEWGTYLQFANGASFGVEDPQFGRDVSFYTFTYPFLRVVLGYLFAAVVLAFIAAVVVHYLYGGVRLQGQGQRATPAARVQLSVLLGVFVLLRAAAYWLDQYGLVFSNRGYTFGASYTDVNAVLYAVIILAVISVVCALLFFANIYVRNVMMPVASLGLLVLSAILIGGVYPAIVQQFQVSPNEQRVENPFIQRTIEATRAAYGIDNAEVTDYDAQTELSAEQLADEASTIPSVRLVDPSVVSQTFQQMQQVRGFYQFPEVLAVDRYSDGEGNNVDTIIAARELSGPPQDQDNWLTRHTVYTHGFGIVAAAGNQVDNQGRPVFTEYNIPPEGELSDVTGEYEPRIYFGREGADYVIVNAEPEYDYPLGGGSDDVTTTEDTDGGAGASPSPDDANAPADAQADGQGGDQQAQSGDQQDGNGGEGQGGGEESGQRTNSYDGDGGVDLGNFFKRILYALRYQEPDILLNNAISEDSRLIYERDPSDRVERVAPFLTADGKTYPTIVDGRVKWVVDAYTTTNMYPYAERIDLSDATEDTFTQSTDTVNALPGNQVNYIRNSVKATVDAYDGTVTLYGWDEQDPVLKTWSEAFPEVMTEKGEISDDLQQHLRYPGDLMKVQREMLRRYHITDADAFYGGQDFWNVPADPTTDGDSPEPPYRQTIGYPGEDDADFSITSSFVPRGRENLAGFLAVNSDAAEDDYGKLRILKLPQDTVVMGPGQVQAQFSADDAIRDELLPLQQSEQSRIIRGNLLTLPFADGLLYVEPLYVRAEGSQTSYPLLQKVTVGFGEEVAIGNNLQEALNNLFEGGEGPLNEGGGDGGSAEGDAGGDGDSDGGQQDGGGGASASEVDQALEDAAQAYEDGREALQDGDFTAYDEANERLEDALQRAEEASGAGDGGDGGDSN; from the coding sequence ATGCCCCGTCGATCCCGGCTGCTCGCGCCTGTCGCGGTAGCCGTGGTCGTCGTCGTCGCGGGGTTGTTGACCGCCGCGAACTTCTGGACCGACTACCTGTGGTTCGACTCCGTCGGGTACACGTCCGTCTTCCTCACCGAGCTGCGCACCAAGGCGCTCATGTTCGCCGTCGGCGGCCTGATCATGGCCGCGGCCGTCGGCGCCAGCATGTACTTCGCCTACCGCAGCCGTCCGCTCGCGCCGCCGATGAGCCCCGAACAGCAGGGGCTGGCGCGCTACCGGATGTCGATCGAACCCCGCCGCAAGCTCTTCTTCTGGGTCGTCGTCGCAGGTCTGGGCGTGTTGGCCGGAGCCTCGGCCAGCGGTGAGTGGGGCACCTACCTGCAATTCGCCAACGGCGCGTCGTTCGGCGTCGAGGACCCGCAGTTCGGCCGCGACGTCTCCTTCTACACCTTCACCTACCCGTTCCTGCGGGTGGTTCTGGGCTACCTGTTCGCGGCCGTGGTGCTGGCCTTCATCGCCGCGGTGGTCGTGCACTACCTCTACGGCGGAGTCCGGCTGCAGGGCCAGGGCCAGCGCGCCACCCCCGCCGCCCGCGTGCAGCTGTCCGTGCTGCTGGGCGTCTTCGTGCTGCTGCGCGCGGCAGCCTACTGGCTCGACCAGTACGGGCTGGTCTTCTCCAACCGCGGATACACCTTCGGCGCCTCCTACACCGACGTCAACGCGGTCCTGTACGCCGTGATCATCCTGGCGGTGATCTCGGTGGTCTGCGCGCTGCTGTTCTTCGCCAACATCTACGTGCGCAACGTGATGATGCCGGTGGCCAGCCTCGGACTGCTGGTGCTGTCGGCCATCCTGATCGGCGGCGTCTACCCGGCGATCGTGCAGCAGTTCCAGGTCAGCCCGAACGAGCAGCGGGTGGAGAACCCCTTCATCCAGCGCACCATCGAAGCCACGCGCGCCGCCTACGGCATCGACAACGCCGAGGTCACCGACTACGACGCGCAGACCGAACTCTCGGCCGAACAGCTGGCCGACGAGGCCAGCACCATCCCCAGCGTCCGGCTGGTCGACCCCTCGGTGGTCTCCCAGACGTTCCAGCAGATGCAGCAGGTACGCGGCTTCTACCAGTTCCCCGAGGTGCTGGCCGTCGACCGCTACAGCGACGGCGAAGGCAACAACGTCGACACGATCATCGCCGCCCGTGAACTGTCGGGTCCGCCGCAGGACCAGGACAACTGGCTGACCAGGCACACCGTCTACACCCACGGCTTCGGGATCGTCGCCGCGGCCGGAAACCAGGTCGACAACCAGGGCCGGCCGGTGTTCACCGAGTACAACATCCCGCCCGAAGGCGAGCTGTCGGACGTCACGGGCGAGTACGAGCCGCGGATCTACTTCGGCCGCGAGGGCGCCGACTACGTCATCGTCAACGCCGAACCCGAGTACGACTACCCGCTGGGCGGCGGCAGCGACGACGTCACCACCACCGAGGACACCGACGGGGGCGCCGGGGCCAGCCCGTCTCCGGACGACGCCAACGCGCCCGCCGACGCCCAGGCCGACGGCCAGGGCGGTGACCAGCAGGCCCAGAGCGGTGATCAGCAGGACGGAAACGGCGGCGAAGGCCAGGGCGGCGGCGAAGAAAGCGGCCAGCGCACCAACAGCTACGACGGCGACGGCGGCGTCGACCTGGGCAACTTCTTCAAGCGCATCCTCTACGCGCTGCGCTACCAGGAGCCCGACATCCTGCTGAACAACGCGATCTCGGAGGACTCGCGCCTGATCTACGAGCGCGACCCCTCCGACCGCGTCGAGCGGGTGGCGCCGTTCCTCACCGCCGACGGAAAGACGTACCCGACGATCGTCGACGGGCGCGTGAAGTGGGTCGTGGACGCCTACACGACCACGAACATGTACCCCTACGCGGAGCGCATCGACCTCTCCGACGCGACCGAGGACACGTTCACCCAGAGCACCGACACCGTCAACGCGCTGCCGGGCAACCAGGTGAACTACATCCGCAACTCGGTCAAGGCCACGGTCGACGCCTACGACGGCACCGTGACCCTCTACGGGTGGGACGAGCAGGACCCGGTCCTCAAGACCTGGTCGGAGGCGTTCCCGGAGGTGATGACCGAGAAGGGGGAGATCAGCGACGATCTGCAGCAGCACCTGCGCTACCCCGGTGACCTGATGAAGGTCCAGCGGGAGATGCTGCGGCGGTACCACATCACCGACGCCGACGCTTTCTACGGCGGCCAGGACTTCTGGAACGTGCCCGCCGACCCGACCACGGACGGCGACAGCCCGGAGCCGCCCTACCGCCAGACCATCGGTTACCCGGGCGAGGATGACGCCGACTTCTCCATCACGTCGTCGTTCGTGCCGCGCGGCCGCGAGAACCTGGCCGGCTTCCTGGCGGTCAACAGCGACGCCGCCGAGGACGACTACGGCAAGCTGCGCATCCTGAAGCTGCCCCAGGACACGGTGGTCATGGGGCCCGGCCAGGTGCAGGCCCAGTTCTCCGCCGACGACGCGATCCGCGACGAGCTGCTGCCGCTGCAGCAGAGCGAGCAGTCGCGGATCATCAGGGGCAACCTGCTCACTCTGCCGTTCGCCGACGGGCTGCTCTACGTCGAGCCGCTCTACGTCCGCGCCGAAGGCAGCCAGACCTCCTACCCGCTGCTGCAGAAGGTGACGGTCGGCTTCGGCGAGGAGGTCGCGATCGGCAACAACCTCCAGGAGGCGCTGAACAACCTCTTCGAGGGCGGCGAGGGGCCGCTGAACGAGGGCGGCGGCGACGGCGGGAGCGCCGAGGGCGACGCCGGCGGCGACGGCGACTCCGACGGCGGACAGCAGGACGGCGGAGGCGGCGCAAGCGCCAGCGAGGTCGACCAGGCGCTTGAGGACGCCGCCCAGGCGTACGAGGACGGTCGCGAGGCCCTGCAGGACGGCGACTTCACCGCCTACGACGAGGCCAACGAGCGCCTGGAGGACGCCCTGCAGCGCGCCGAGGAGGCCTCGGGCGCGGGAGACGGCGGCGACGGCGGAGACTCGAACTGA
- the hisN gene encoding histidinol-phosphatase, giving the protein MASYDDDLRLAHVLADAADDISLRHFRALDLEVDTKPDLTPVTEADRSVEETLRGVLSRARPRDAVVGEEYGRTGVSHRVWVLDPIDGTKNYVRGVPVWATLIALLEGDRPVVGVVSAPALTRRWWASRAGGTWCGRSLTKATRCTVSGVSTLDDASLSFSDLSEWEEQQRLDGFLGLTRSVWRTRAYGDFWSHVMVAEGSVDISAEPELSLWDAAPLPVILEEAGGRATDLRGQDFVDGGPLVCTNGVLHDAALTRLNGGPTPGGGPAPLRLT; this is encoded by the coding sequence ATGGCGTCCTATGACGATGATCTGCGTCTTGCCCACGTCCTCGCGGACGCGGCCGACGACATATCCCTGAGGCACTTCCGAGCGCTCGACCTCGAAGTCGACACCAAGCCCGACCTGACGCCCGTGACCGAGGCCGACCGCTCCGTCGAAGAGACGCTGCGCGGAGTGCTGTCCCGCGCCCGGCCGCGCGACGCCGTCGTGGGCGAGGAATACGGCAGGACCGGTGTCAGCCACCGGGTCTGGGTCCTCGACCCCATCGACGGCACCAAGAACTACGTGCGCGGCGTGCCCGTCTGGGCGACCCTGATCGCGCTGCTCGAAGGCGACCGCCCGGTGGTCGGTGTCGTTTCGGCTCCGGCGCTGACCCGCCGCTGGTGGGCCTCGCGCGCCGGCGGAACCTGGTGCGGGCGCAGCCTGACCAAGGCGACCCGCTGCACGGTGTCGGGAGTGTCCACGCTGGACGACGCGTCGCTGTCGTTCTCGGACCTGTCGGAGTGGGAAGAGCAGCAGCGCCTGGACGGCTTCCTCGGCCTGACCCGGTCGGTGTGGCGCACGCGCGCCTACGGGGACTTCTGGTCCCACGTCATGGTCGCCGAAGGCTCGGTCGACATCTCCGCCGAGCCCGAACTGTCGCTGTGGGACGCCGCGCCGCTGCCGGTCATCCTCGAAGAGGCCGGCGGCCGGGCGACCGACCTGCGCGGACAGGACTTCGTCGACGGCGGACCGCTGGTGTGCACCAACGGGGTCCTGCACGACGCGGCGCTGACCCGGCTCAACGGCGGCCCCACACCGGGCGGCGGACCGGCGCCGCTGCGGCTGACGTGA
- a CDS encoding peptidoglycan-binding protein yields the protein MRDTTPEGGGSREPEDAVVRGASEGAASAEGGTRDTGGTGRSVAADSAGCALRGGKRRLWTGAAALAVLTVALGAAAVHLTAGAPAQSEEGGAGLPPATTEVTQEDLTDSRSASGKLGYGPVTEVSGRQSGTLTKLPQSGAGIGRGETLFEVDTDPVTVMYGDHPAYRRLAVGAEGTDVRQLERNLSELGYEGFTADGTYTWATATAVMEWQRDRGTEQTGTVELGTVVFTSGAVRVDSLKAEEGDRIRTGGPVLEYTGTQQLVTAELEPEDRRLAEEGGAVEITLPGGESVDGRIEDVAVAVRPESQEEDRTVVEVVVSFDGEEAERAAAEYPLAAVDASFVAETREEVLTVPVAALVAMNGGGFGVEVVDESSSAYVPVETGLFADGRVEVSGDGISEGSVVGVPK from the coding sequence ATGCGCGATACGACGCCGGAAGGCGGCGGCAGCCGAGAACCGGAGGATGCGGTCGTCCGCGGCGCATCCGAGGGAGCCGCCTCCGCGGAAGGCGGAACGCGGGACACCGGCGGAACCGGCCGCAGCGTCGCCGCGGATTCCGCCGGATGCGCATTGCGCGGCGGGAAGCGCCGCCTGTGGACCGGGGCCGCTGCTCTCGCCGTCCTGACGGTCGCGCTCGGCGCGGCGGCGGTGCACCTGACCGCGGGCGCACCCGCGCAGAGCGAGGAGGGCGGCGCCGGTCTGCCGCCCGCCACAACCGAGGTAACCCAGGAGGACTTGACCGACAGCCGCTCCGCCTCCGGGAAGCTGGGCTACGGCCCTGTGACCGAGGTGTCCGGCCGGCAGAGCGGCACGCTGACGAAGCTTCCGCAGAGCGGAGCCGGGATCGGCCGCGGCGAGACGCTGTTCGAGGTCGACACCGACCCGGTCACCGTGATGTACGGCGACCACCCCGCCTACCGCCGCCTGGCGGTCGGCGCCGAAGGGACCGACGTGCGGCAGTTGGAACGCAACCTCAGCGAACTCGGCTACGAGGGGTTCACCGCCGACGGCACCTATACCTGGGCCACGGCCACCGCGGTCATGGAGTGGCAGCGGGACCGCGGGACGGAGCAGACCGGCACGGTCGAGCTCGGCACGGTGGTGTTCACCTCCGGCGCCGTCCGGGTCGACAGTCTCAAAGCAGAAGAAGGCGACCGGATTCGCACGGGCGGGCCCGTACTGGAGTACACCGGCACGCAGCAACTCGTTACCGCAGAGCTGGAGCCGGAGGACCGGCGGCTCGCCGAGGAGGGCGGCGCCGTCGAGATCACCCTGCCCGGAGGCGAGTCGGTCGACGGGCGGATCGAGGACGTGGCCGTCGCGGTGCGCCCGGAATCGCAGGAAGAGGATCGGACTGTCGTGGAGGTCGTCGTCTCCTTCGACGGCGAGGAGGCCGAGCGTGCGGCCGCAGAGTATCCGCTGGCAGCCGTCGACGCGTCGTTCGTCGCCGAGACCCGCGAAGAGGTGCTGACCGTCCCTGTCGCCGCGCTGGTCGCGATGAACGGAGGCGGATTCGGAGTCGAGGTGGTGGATGAGTCGTCCTCGGCGTATGTCCCCGTAGAGACGGGCCTGTTCGCCGACGGCCGGGTGGAGGTCTCCGGAGACGGGATCAGCGAGGGCAGCGTCGTAGGGGTGCCGAAATGA
- a CDS encoding ABC transporter permease, with product MTARELRPARLGPADMLKVGAVGLRTRPLRGFLSALGIAIGIAAMVGVVGISASSGAELDRELDKLGTNLLTAQPGTTLFGEDAELPAAAEGMVGRIDAVTASSAIGRVEGADVYRTGRIDEAETNGLATYAARTDLRATTGAELASGTWLNEATNGYPAVVLGSSAAERLGIGRASPEARVLVGGTRFTVIGVLEPAPLAPELDTAALVGWEAAEAELGFGGHPTRIYTRSPNDDVPAVRSALAATANPEAPDEVDVTLPSDALAAQQAADQAFTGLLLGLGAVALLVGGVGVANTMVVSVLERRSEIGLRRSLGATRRQIRDQFLAESLLLSAIGGLGGMLLGAAATGGYALYQGWPTVIPPWAWLGALAAPLVIGGLAGLYPAIRAARLSPTEALAAP from the coding sequence ATGACCGCACGAGAACTGCGCCCGGCCCGACTGGGACCGGCCGACATGCTGAAGGTCGGCGCGGTGGGACTGCGCACGCGGCCACTGCGGGGGTTCCTTTCGGCGCTGGGTATCGCCATCGGGATCGCCGCCATGGTGGGGGTCGTCGGTATCTCCGCCTCCTCCGGCGCCGAACTCGACCGCGAACTGGACAAGCTGGGCACCAACCTGCTCACCGCTCAGCCTGGCACCACGCTGTTCGGGGAAGACGCCGAACTGCCCGCCGCGGCGGAAGGGATGGTCGGCCGCATCGACGCGGTCACCGCCTCCTCGGCGATCGGCCGAGTGGAGGGCGCCGACGTCTACCGCACCGGTCGGATCGACGAGGCCGAGACCAACGGGCTGGCGACCTATGCCGCGCGCACCGACCTGCGCGCGACCACCGGCGCCGAACTGGCGAGCGGCACCTGGCTCAACGAGGCCACCAACGGCTATCCGGCCGTGGTGCTCGGTTCGTCGGCAGCGGAGCGGTTGGGGATCGGGCGGGCGAGCCCCGAAGCCCGGGTGCTCGTCGGCGGCACCCGGTTCACCGTGATCGGGGTGCTGGAACCGGCGCCGCTGGCGCCGGAGCTGGACACCGCGGCGCTGGTCGGCTGGGAGGCGGCCGAGGCCGAACTCGGCTTCGGCGGCCACCCGACCCGCATCTACACGCGCTCGCCGAACGACGACGTCCCCGCGGTGCGGTCGGCTCTGGCCGCCACAGCGAATCCGGAGGCGCCCGACGAGGTCGACGTCACCCTGCCCTCCGATGCGCTCGCGGCCCAGCAGGCCGCCGACCAGGCTTTCACCGGGCTGCTGCTGGGACTGGGCGCGGTCGCCTTGCTGGTGGGCGGGGTCGGCGTGGCCAACACGATGGTCGTTTCGGTGCTGGAGCGCCGATCCGAAATCGGGCTGCGCCGGTCGCTGGGCGCGACGCGCCGACAGATCCGCGACCAGTTCCTCGCCGAGTCGCTGCTGCTGTCGGCTATCGGCGGGCTCGGGGGCATGCTGCTGGGCGCGGCGGCAACCGGGGGCTACGCCCTCTACCAGGGGTGGCCGACCGTGATTCCGCCATGGGCCTGGCTCGGAGCTCTGGCGGCGCCGCTGGTGATCGGTGGCCTCGCCGGGCTCTATCCGGCGATCCGCGCCGCGCGGCTGTCGCCGACCGAGGCGCTGGCCGCGCCGTAG
- a CDS encoding ABC transporter ATP-binding protein: MIALTGVYKRYPGGVTALDGVSVEIGRGELLAVVGPSGSGKSTMLNMLGTLDRPSAGRVDVDGYDTGALVDARLSALRASRIGFVFQQFHLAGGVSALENVADGLLYTGRRPPERRSRAAAALERVGLGQRMNHRPHELSGGERQRVAIARAAAGDPPLLLADEPTGALDSVAGAGVMALLRELHAAGTTVVVITHDEEIAGSLPRQVRMRDGRVVEDRCTVSAGGSADAAGSAEPAGRTGGASAGAEAEPPGTADADGREVGP; encoded by the coding sequence ATGATCGCGCTCACCGGTGTGTACAAGCGCTACCCCGGCGGTGTCACCGCGCTCGACGGGGTCTCGGTGGAGATCGGGCGCGGCGAACTACTCGCCGTCGTCGGACCGTCCGGGTCGGGCAAGTCCACGATGCTGAACATGCTCGGCACGCTCGACCGGCCCAGCGCGGGGCGGGTGGACGTGGACGGCTACGACACCGGTGCCCTCGTCGACGCCCGGTTGTCGGCGCTGCGGGCGAGCCGCATCGGGTTCGTCTTCCAGCAGTTCCACCTGGCCGGCGGTGTCTCGGCGCTGGAGAACGTCGCCGACGGCCTGCTGTACACCGGGCGGCGGCCGCCGGAGCGGCGGTCCCGCGCCGCGGCGGCGCTGGAGCGGGTCGGTCTGGGGCAGCGGATGAACCACCGCCCCCACGAGCTGTCGGGCGGTGAGCGCCAGCGGGTGGCCATCGCCCGCGCGGCGGCGGGGGATCCGCCGCTGCTGCTCGCCGACGAGCCGACCGGCGCGCTCGACTCCGTCGCGGGGGCCGGTGTCATGGCGTTGCTGCGCGAGCTGCACGCGGCCGGGACAACCGTGGTGGTCATCACGCACGACGAGGAGATCGCGGGCTCCCTGCCGCGGCAGGTGCGGATGCGCGACGGCCGGGTGGTGGAGGATCGGTGCACCGTGTCGGCCGGGGGCAGTGCCGACGCGGCGGGCTCCGCCGAACCGGCCGGGCGGACCGGCGGCGCTTCGGCGGGCGCGGAGGCCGAGCCGCCCGGTACCGCGGACGCGGACGGTCGGGAGGTCGGCCCATGA
- a CDS encoding serine hydrolase domain-containing protein, with protein MNEHRLRRSRALVLFVSAAATTAVLASAPVAHAGERSPGSGRPATQAALESVVDNGTPGVIARVDRGKRSWNGTAGVADRERPGPRRPGEHFRIGSITKTFTAVTMLKLEAEGKLSLDDSVEEWLPGALDHDGYDGRSITLRRLLNHTSGVYDILRDRGFASRYTGSAFLEHRYDSWTPDELVEIATSHPPEFAAGTQWSYSNTNYLLAGMVIEAATGKSYGEAVDRRLLGPHLRKTVVPGFSSAVPEPHAQAYSRLFVDAPDAEVYDTTEFDPSMAGAAGEIISTTRDLNRFFGALLAGRILPADQQEELLAGVDTGNGYRYGLGVRTYPLPCGTMWGHDGDILGSVTYAVSSRDGSHVVSLNENANWNDDEHAENVITTEFCG; from the coding sequence ATGAATGAACACCGTCTCCGGAGATCCCGCGCACTCGTCCTTTTCGTTTCAGCGGCCGCCACAACGGCGGTCCTCGCGTCGGCGCCGGTCGCACACGCCGGCGAGCGGTCCCCGGGATCGGGCCGCCCGGCGACCCAGGCGGCGCTGGAGAGCGTCGTCGACAACGGCACCCCCGGCGTCATCGCCCGGGTCGACCGCGGCAAGCGGTCGTGGAACGGCACGGCCGGAGTCGCGGACCGGGAGCGTCCCGGTCCCCGGCGCCCGGGTGAGCACTTCCGTATCGGCAGCATCACCAAGACCTTCACGGCGGTCACGATGCTGAAGCTCGAAGCGGAAGGGAAGCTGAGTCTGGACGACAGCGTCGAGGAGTGGCTTCCCGGAGCGCTCGACCACGACGGCTACGACGGCCGGAGTATCACGCTTCGCCGGCTCCTCAACCACACCAGCGGTGTCTACGACATACTCCGCGACCGCGGATTCGCCTCCCGTTACACCGGTTCGGCGTTTCTGGAGCACCGCTACGACAGCTGGACGCCGGACGAACTCGTGGAGATCGCGACCTCGCACCCGCCCGAGTTCGCGGCGGGGACGCAGTGGAGCTACTCCAACACCAACTATCTCCTGGCGGGGATGGTCATCGAGGCCGCCACCGGGAAGAGCTACGGGGAAGCGGTGGACCGTCGCCTGCTCGGCCCCCATCTCCGGAAGACCGTCGTTCCGGGGTTCTCCTCCGCGGTGCCGGAGCCGCATGCGCAGGCGTATTCTCGCCTGTTCGTCGACGCTCCGGACGCGGAGGTCTACGACACCACCGAGTTCGACCCCTCTATGGCGGGGGCGGCCGGTGAGATCATCTCGACGACCCGCGACCTGAACCGGTTCTTCGGCGCACTCCTCGCCGGGCGGATACTCCCCGCGGATCAGCAGGAAGAGCTCCTCGCCGGTGTCGATACCGGGAACGGCTACCGCTACGGGCTCGGTGTGCGGACCTACCCCCTGCCCTGCGGGACGATGTGGGGCCACGATGGAGACATCCTGGGGTCGGTGACCTATGCCGTTTCGTCGAGGGACGGCAGCCACGTCGTGTCGTTGAACGAGAACGCGAACTGGAACGACGACGAACACGCCGAGAATGTGATCACGACGGAGTTCTGCGGCTAG
- a CDS encoding sensor histidine kinase, which produces MKPTAVLPRRISLRARLTLVYTAVFLAAGMVLLVVTYGLFKQELESSVLLSSPGGATAGQNTPGASLSPPAEPEPAPRGSAAPPAEGDTDAASTPDPPDGAAQEWGAIQRARVDDAAVTSLITQGAVALVLVGIAAAALGWLAAGRMLAPLRQVTDTTRRIAAAPAADRGLHERIALRGPDDEVKDLADNFDTMVERLDRSFDGQRRFVANASHELRTPLTLGRALIEMAMHRRSAPAEVQQLGADLLEVNDRHERLITGLLLLAASENELVERYPVDLADVAEHVVGQTEQEARQAGVSVRREAAQAPTTGDATLLERLVHNLVENGVRHNAAPDEDAGNAGDDAAGQGWVAVVTRTRDDGPAEVTVSNSGPVVPPYEVPLLFEPFRRPGADRLVTAKGAGLGLSIVRSIADAHGGEVAAHPREGGGLSVTVTLPAYRYETSGERAADV; this is translated from the coding sequence ATGAAGCCGACCGCCGTCCTGCCCCGCCGCATCTCGCTGCGCGCGCGGCTGACCCTCGTCTACACCGCCGTCTTCCTCGCCGCGGGGATGGTGCTGCTCGTCGTCACCTACGGCCTGTTCAAGCAGGAACTGGAGTCCAGTGTCCTGCTCTCCTCCCCCGGCGGGGCGACCGCGGGCCAGAACACCCCCGGCGCGTCGCTCTCGCCTCCTGCCGAGCCGGAACCAGCGCCGAGGGGCTCGGCCGCTCCTCCTGCGGAAGGCGACACGGACGCCGCCTCGACGCCGGACCCGCCCGACGGGGCCGCCCAGGAGTGGGGCGCGATCCAGCGCGCCCGGGTCGACGACGCCGCCGTCACCTCGCTGATCACCCAGGGCGCGGTCGCGCTGGTGCTGGTGGGGATCGCCGCCGCGGCTCTGGGCTGGCTGGCCGCCGGCCGAATGCTGGCGCCGCTGCGCCAGGTCACCGACACCACCCGCCGCATCGCCGCGGCACCGGCCGCCGACCGGGGGCTGCACGAACGCATCGCGCTGCGCGGCCCCGACGACGAGGTCAAAGACCTCGCCGACAACTTCGACACCATGGTCGAACGGCTGGACCGCTCTTTCGACGGCCAGCGCCGCTTCGTCGCCAACGCCTCACACGAGCTGCGCACCCCGCTGACGCTCGGGCGGGCACTGATCGAGATGGCCATGCACCGCAGGTCGGCCCCCGCCGAAGTGCAGCAGCTCGGCGCCGACCTACTGGAGGTCAACGACCGCCACGAGCGGCTGATCACCGGGCTGCTGCTGCTCGCCGCCTCCGAGAACGAGCTCGTCGAGCGCTACCCGGTCGACCTCGCCGACGTGGCCGAGCACGTGGTCGGCCAGACCGAGCAGGAGGCGCGCCAGGCCGGGGTGTCGGTGCGGAGGGAAGCCGCCCAAGCCCCGACGACCGGCGATGCGACACTGCTGGAGCGGCTGGTGCACAACCTGGTCGAGAACGGCGTCCGGCACAACGCGGCACCCGACGAGGACGCGGGGAACGCGGGCGACGACGCGGCCGGACAGGGCTGGGTCGCGGTGGTCACCCGAACCCGCGACGACGGCCCGGCCGAGGTGACGGTGTCCAACTCGGGTCCGGTGGTGCCGCCCTACGAGGTGCCGCTGCTGTTCGAGCCCTTCCGCCGCCCGGGCGCCGACCGGCTGGTTACAGCCAAGGGCGCTGGTCTGGGCCTGTCCATCGTGCGCTCGATCGCAGATGCGCACGGCGGCGAGGTCGCGGCGCATCCGCGGGAGGGCGGCGGACTCTCGGTGACGGTGACGCTGCCCGCCTACCGGTACGAGACGTCCGGGGAGCGGGCCGCGGACGTGTGA
- a CDS encoding response regulator transcription factor: MRVLVVEDEPVLAHAVAEWLREETHAVDVAYDGAAATEQVGVNDYDVVVLDRDVPAVHGDDVCRYLVGSGAGARVLMLTAAAGISDRVDGLSLGADDYLAKPFAFAELAARVQALGRRSRPLAPPILRGAGISLDPARREVYRDGRFVPLAKKEFGVLAELLRAEGAAVSSEYLLEKVWDEFADPFTPAVRLTVMKLRRKIADPPVIETVTGVGYRIP; encoded by the coding sequence ATGCGGGTTCTGGTGGTCGAGGACGAACCGGTGCTGGCGCATGCTGTGGCGGAGTGGCTGCGCGAGGAGACCCACGCGGTGGACGTCGCCTACGACGGTGCGGCGGCCACCGAACAGGTCGGGGTCAACGACTACGACGTGGTGGTCCTCGACCGGGACGTGCCCGCCGTGCACGGCGACGACGTCTGCCGGTACCTTGTCGGCTCCGGCGCCGGTGCGCGGGTGCTGATGCTGACCGCCGCCGCCGGGATCAGCGACCGCGTGGACGGGCTGTCGCTGGGGGCCGACGACTACCTCGCCAAACCGTTCGCTTTCGCGGAGCTGGCGGCCCGCGTGCAGGCGCTGGGGCGGCGTTCGCGCCCCCTCGCGCCGCCGATACTGCGCGGCGCCGGTATCAGCCTCGACCCGGCGCGCCGCGAGGTCTACCGCGACGGGCGCTTTGTGCCCCTGGCCAAGAAGGAGTTCGGGGTGCTCGCCGAACTCCTGCGTGCCGAGGGGGCCGCCGTGTCGTCCGAGTACCTGCTGGAAAAGGTCTGGGACGAGTTCGCCGACCCGTTCACCCCGGCCGTGCGGCTCACCGTGATGAAACTGCGCCGCAAGATCGCCGATCCGCCGGTCATCGAAACCGTCACGGGAGTGGGGTACCGGATCCCATGA
- a CDS encoding PPA1309 family protein, with product MSFNIREAVLELERHAAGQGWDQPVRIYALVPTTDLMEREPALAEMLGLTGDVPADDLTPVEQEPLPEGVPLEEALGRMAWPEAVTGCALVMERLVVKGSDETLDLPEGTDAGAWAQNREGREEVRMVAGVLRDGTRHSAMRMRSHDSEDEVLSGADLVPALTSALAITLEEEGEEG from the coding sequence GTGTCATTCAACATTCGCGAAGCCGTCCTGGAACTCGAGCGCCACGCCGCCGGCCAGGGCTGGGACCAGCCGGTGCGCATCTACGCGCTGGTGCCCACCACCGACCTGATGGAGCGTGAGCCCGCCCTGGCCGAGATGCTGGGGCTGACCGGCGACGTCCCCGCCGACGACCTGACCCCGGTCGAGCAGGAACCGCTGCCCGAGGGCGTGCCACTGGAGGAGGCACTGGGCAGAATGGCCTGGCCCGAGGCGGTGACCGGGTGCGCTCTGGTGATGGAGCGCCTGGTGGTGAAGGGGTCCGACGAGACGCTGGACCTGCCCGAGGGCACCGACGCGGGCGCGTGGGCGCAGAACCGGGAAGGGCGCGAGGAGGTCCGCATGGTGGCCGGTGTGCTGCGGGACGGCACCCGGCACTCGGCGATGCGGATGCGCAGCCACGACTCCGAGGACGAGGTGCTCAGCGGCGCGGATCTGGTTCCGGCGCTGACCTCGGCGCTGGCGATCACGCTCGAAGAGGAGGGCGAGGAGGGCTGA